DNA from Felis catus isolate Fca126 chromosome B3, F.catus_Fca126_mat1.0, whole genome shotgun sequence:
CTGGATGTGTGATAGGCAGAGAGGAGTCATAGGTAACAGGCTTGGGAATggttgggaggggggcagaggggcttTCTGTGTGTGATGGGCAGACAGGGGCAGCCCTCAGCTATGGGGGGTCAGGCCAGGCCTGGAGAACTTCAATCTGGGAGAGGGGGTGGCCAGGAGGGGCTTCGGGAAGGGAGCTGGAGAGAGGACCCTTCCCActgctgtctcctccctctcctcctggggGGCATCCCTCAGGTAGCTGTGGCTgccacccctccttccccagagcaGAAACACACCTGCCAGTCCTTTGCCCCCCCCCGAGGGAAGAGGGAAGCCGAAGAGGGAAGCCGGAGGGAAGCCGGGGGACCAGAGCGGGAGGCGGGACgaggagaagggaagggctggaggagtGGGAAACAGGATAgcgggaagggaagaggaggcgAAAGGGAAGGGacggggaaaggaaaggagagcgggaaaaggcaaagagaaaggaaaggaaaggtaggggaaggaaaaggcaaagaggaagaggagatggagaaagacagggcaagagggagagggaagaggtggaggaggcaaacaggcagagagaaggcaggatgAAGAGAAATCgagggagaggaaaatggggaaaggagggagagtaGGTgcgagggaagaagggaaagaggtaGAGCGCGGGAGACGGGAGCGGGCAGTGGGCTCCCAGCCGCGGAGCGCACCGCTCTGAAGACACCCGCAGGCTGCGGGCCCCCTGCTGCCCCTCCGCGGGTTGTCGACCCCGGGCTCCGGGGCAGGCGCCCTTACCTGGCAGTGCCGAGGGGTCCAGGCCGGCGGGGAGCGTCCCCGCCCGCCCCCGTCGCCGGGTCCCGGGGGCGCAGCCCCGAGCGGATCGGAGCGGGCGCCGCGGCTCCGCTGCAGGTCTGAGCGGCCCCGGCGAGAACAAGGGAGCGAGAcggagggggcgggggaaggaggCTCCGCCTGCGGAGGAGCGAGGCGGCTCCGCGGCGCGCGGGAGAGAGCCCAGCCTCCGACCCTCCCCGGCCAGCCCGGGCccgcgcggcgggggcgggggcggcgctgCCGGGCCGCCGGGCGCATACAGATGCAGCGCCCCTCCCGGGCCGGGCCCGCAGCGCCCGGCGGGCCACTTGGGCGGGAGGACGTCCAGGCCCCGGCGCCAGGCCGTCTTCCAACGGCTGGCGAAGAGGGTGAAGCCGGGAGCGCCGAGCGGCCCCCGCACACCGCCCGCAGCGGGGCGAAGGGCGAGCGTGTGGTGAGGCGGGGAATTAGGAGCCCGCTGCGGAGAGGCCCGGCTCCAGCTCCCGGGGCGGCCTCTGGGGCGGCTGTAAACCCCGGCCACAAGGCGGCGGCATTTGGGGGGCCGGTGCGGGTCACCAGAGCGGGCCGACTGGGGCAGCGCTTAAGCCCGGCAGAAGGGTCCAGGGAGACCGCGGGCTGAGCCCAGGGAACAGGTCAGGGCCCGAGGCACGCCAGCAGCGGGAGGGGACGGAGGTGGGGAGTGGAGCCTTTTTGGGAAGCTCCTTTACAGGTTCCCATTGAGCTAGTGGCTGCCGCCCCCTGGCGGCAGCCGTGGGAGGCGCCTTGAAGGAGGCGAGCAGGTGACCAAAAGCCTACACCACAGGAAGGACTGGGAACCTCCTCAACCCTCCAACCAACAACCCCTCTTGGCAGgggtcttcccctctctgccctccagtgAGTTAGATCCTCTGTGGCGACGTGGTTACAGCCAAGGCAGAGATGGAGGGCGGGAATTCCCTGCTCCAGGAAGCAGCAGGCTTCCTGAACAAGTGTAGGGAGTGCAAACAGTGGTGCTTCCATGCTACCAGTCCTCTTCAACTCAATTTGGCTCTCCCCCACGCCCTGCCCAAGGAAGGCCAGTAACACACATTAGTTAAAACTAAgtcagatttttattattttccatagaccacatcatttaataataaaaaaaataaaaataaaaattgaacaaaaggaaaaggtggaTATAAAGTGGAACCGGTGGGCAAGAGGCAAGGACTGCAGGACAGAAGAGACTGGGAACTGCAGGGGCCCTGGGACTCAGGAGGAGATGCTGATTCAGCTCATAGGTGACCCAGTCCTGGCCCCGGCTGTTCCCAAGAGGGGGGTGTGAGTACCCAAAGGAGGTGGTGAGCAGGatggaggaaaaatgaaagaggTGTGGGGCTCCTGGCTGTTCCCCGCCTCTGGGCCAACCGCCTCCCTCCCTAACCTAGCTCTTCCCTCTCAGATTTATCATGGGAAatgagagggagaagagggcgAACTCCCAAGAGATAGGTTATGGGGGTGGGGCTTTGGGGGGGAAAGATGGCCACTACTCCATTTGGTATGTGGGGACAGGTGGCAGCCATACTTCAGCACTGGGTAAAAGATGTGAAAGACCCCTGGTTATAGGGTGGTAGAGATTGTACCTATCCCTCTGTGGCCTCGAACCCCCCAGGGCAGGGTGGCTGATGCCTGCAGCTCTCCCTCTCAAGTTTTCCCAGCTAGCGGCGCCCGCCCCGGTCCCGCACAGGTGTGCTCCGACTCCGGCTCCTGCTGTGGCGCTTGGTGTCTCTGCggtccctctccctgcctcgcTCCCGGTCCCTCTCCCTATCCCGATCTCTATCACCCCTGTCAcgctccctttccctctctctttccctgtccctctctctgctgtgcTCTCGACGCTTCTCCCGCTCCAGCTGTCGGTTCCTTTCCCGCTCTGCTTCCTTCTCCCGCTCCTTTTGCTCTTCCTCCTCTTGCTCCTTTCGCCGCTTCTCCCGCTCCTTGGCCCGTTCAGCCCGCTCTGCCTCCTTCTGAACAATCTGCAGCAGGCAGCAAATGTAGAGAATAGGCATCTTGGCCCTGCTCATGCCAGTCCCGCTTTGTCTATCTGCATCTGGACCCTGCCCTCCTAGCTCAGGATCACTGTCAGCTCTGCTGTTAAGCAAGAAGTGTCAGCAATCACATCTCTTTGTCTTGGGGTCTTAATTCAAGTTTTTACCTTTTATACCCACAACAGGTAGTGGCACCAGTCATGCCTGGCCTCTGGTATTTCCCTAGCTACCTAGATGTGAACAAACCACTTTTCTGTTTAGTTGAGTAATATCAGCCTCAAATTCCCAAAAGGCCCATCACTaagaaacttaaatttaaaaagcaaaaaatccaagtaaacaaacaaacaaacaaacaaacaagtaaaaagcaaaaaatcctAGTGGtgcttggctggttcagtcagaaaagcatgcaactcttgatcctggggttgtgagactgagccccacacggggtgTAGGGATCACttaaatagataattaaaaaagaatgttcttaattttttttatttttgagagagagagagagagagagagagagagagagagagagagagagagagcgcgcgcgcacgcacaagcagggcaggggtgggggtggagggggacagaggatccaaagtgggctgtgtgctgacagcagcgagcccaatgtgggggcttgaaACTCTtgaattgtgacatcatgacctgagctcaagtcagacatggaaccaaccgagccacccaggtgcccaaaaaaaaaaaaaaaaaaaagttctagaaataaaaaagcagagaagTGGATGAATCTAGAAAATggatttcttggggcgcctgggtggctcggtcggttaagcgtccgacttcggctcaggtcatgatctcacagtccatgagtttgagccccgcgtcgggctctgtgctgacagctcggagcctggagcctgtttcagattctgtgtctccctctctctccgcccctccgatgttcatgctctctctctctgtctcaaaaataaataaatgttaaaaaaaaattttttttaaaaaagaaaatggatttcttgGCTAACGGAAATCAATTTCCAAGAGGCATGGCTGACACAACTATATAAACCCAGTTCCTGTCTTCGTGTCAACCTTTACCCTCTTGGGTTTGGCTTCTCTGTGGCATACTTGGCACGTGGTTCTTAAAACTACCTCTTTCTGTGATGCTTAGTTTCTCCCCTTACTATCCTAAGCCAACACCTGGGCCTACTCAACCCTCTAGTCACGTGACTCTCTCTGCAGACTGCCGGCAAGACTGGGTGCTACTCTGAGTGGAGCAGGAAGGTGAGCACTCACCTGGCTGTCAGTCAGAGGGAGCCAATAGATGCAGGGAGCTGCCTTGGTTTTACGGAAAAGGTCATCCAGCAGCTTGGCAGGTGGTTCCTCCTGAGCTTTCTCTGAAGTGGAAGAAAGCAAGTCAGACTTTATGCCTCTGACCCTGTGTCCCATCCCATTTGGACCCCTGCTAACGGGTGTGTATGCCCCCACCACTAAGTACCTTTCTTCtcactcttcttttctttagACTTCGCACGTTCCTTGCGGCGGCGGTCACGGGACCGTGATCGGGAGCGGGGCCCTTCTCGAACTTTGTCCCGATCCCATTCACGCTCTGATCGAGTTCGCTCCCGCCGCTCCATTTCCCGTTCCCGCTCTGCCCACTGTTCCCGCACCGCCCTCTCCTGCTCCCGCTGTTCTGCCCGGGGATGCTGTggtggctgggctgggggtgggggcggggggtgcagggGCCGTGGTACCCCCTGCTCCTCTGTCTTAGTTTCAGAGGGACGGTCCACCAAGAGGCCCCGGTGATAATCCAGCTGTGGGTAGAGGAGGGACAAGGACAGTCAGGATGGAGATGATATCACTCCCACTGAAGGAGCCCAGGTACCAGGGCATACAGATTTTGGAGCCCCATGGTTCAACCAAAGGAAccaagggggagggagaagagggagaaggaatctCAATGACTGCAGGTTTGGCCAGGATCTCAGCTGGTTTCTAGCAGATAAtggcctcccctgcccctccttcctttctctaggTTTCTTACCTCCTCTTGCTCAGCATAGTCAGCACAAAGGAATTTGGGGTTGGACTGGGGCCACTTGACCCCATGTAGAGCTGTGCGGGTGGCAACTGCTTCCTCTACTGTTGAGTActggtggaggaagggagaaggtggAGGGTCACAACAGGCCTCAATCCCTCCCACTTGCCACAGGGCCCTCAATTCCACCCACATTAGTCACAGAAGGAAATCTATGCCACAACCTAGAGGATCAGCATCCTTTCCTCACCGTTACAAAGCAGTGAGATTTGATCTTGTCAATCCAGAAGGCCTCTTCCACCAGAGTTCCTGTCCGTCCCAACAATTCCTTTAGTTGGCCTAAAGTAAAGGGACGCACCTGCCAGCGAAAACGGAGTTTCAGAGTCTTAAAGAAAGCAAGAACAACACTGTAACTAGTATTCAGATTCCCCAAATCTCTGGCACAGGAGGACAGCTTCAAAGTCTGGGTGAGGGCAAAGGGGTCAGGAACTCTCTTGCATGGGAAGCGAGAAGAGTGGTAACAGagatactatgtgccaggccctccACAAATCCTCCAGACAAACCTTACAGGCTGATACTTTGTCCctatttttcaggtgaggaaactggttGTGAGAGATTAAGTTCAGTTGCTCAGTGAATAACTGACAGATCTAGGAGCTGAAGCTAAGAAACAGGAACCCAAAGCTCAAACTCTTAACCACTGAACAATGTGCTATGGGGAAACAACGCCGACTCACCAAATTGGAGATGTGGACGATGTTACTGATCTTGccccggggcggggagggcaccTGAGCAGTTCGGACTGGGTCATCAATTGTAATGGAAACTCCAGACTTTTGCTGGCTAATGGAACGTCGAGTTAGGGTATCTCCTAAAGTCACTATCAAAAAGAGCACACAAACTGTTTTCAGCAGGGAGCAATGCTGGCTCTTTTACCTCTGATAcgcctttcttttctcttattctccACCACGTAGTCACTCTTCCACCTAATGTGCTGAACACCTATAATGTGCAAAGTGAAGCTCCATATTATGGAGAttgaaagattcttttttttttttttttaaattaaaaaaaaaaatttttttaacgtttatttatttttgagacagagagagacagagcatgaacgggggagggtcagagagagggagacacagaatctgaaacaggctccaggctccgagctgtcagcacagagcccgacgcggggctcaaactcacggaccgtgagatcatgacctgagccgaagtcggccgcccaaccgactgagccacccaggcgcccctggagattgAAAGATTCTAACCTAGCTCTCATGCAGCTTAGTAACAAGGAGGCAGAAGTAAAACAGATAtgcaaaatactaaaataaaaggcagaaaacattaaatgctttaaaagagGTCCAAATAAAGTGCTCTGGGAATTCAGAGAACTGCACGCTTCACCTACCTTTCTTTACTTCATGCTCCACAGGAGGGGGCAAGGCCACCTCTACTGAAACCTGGGGAGGTATAGGGGGTTCTGCTTCGggctccttctcttcttcctcttcttccctctgcccattCTCTTGGCCTTCGGCAGGTACTACCTGTAAGTATCAGACAATGGAGGAATTCTTAAACACCAAACTGGCACATTATTTTCAGCCTCTTGTTCCTAAGCGGGGTGGTACATTTAACCTAGCATGCTCTTTCAACTAGGAGAAAGATTAAGTTCTCTTCCACCAGATCCTGGGATTATTAATGGTTCGATTGTCATGAGGAAAACTAAGACAGGAATGGGCAAATTTTTTCTGTATATGGCAAGATAATATTTTTAGGCCTTGTGAGTAATACAGtttctgttgcaactattcaacGCTGATGTTCTAGCACTTAAGCAGCCAGAGAGATAAGAATGAGTTGGCATAGCCTTGTTCCAATATGACTTTATTACAGACAACAGGTTAGATTTGGTAGTCTGTTGATCCAAAAGGGCAATTAACCCAACCCTCTGCACAGATGGCAGATTTCCCTTCTAAGACTCCACCTTAGTTGCCTGCTCTGAGTCCACTGCCCCCTCCCGACACTGGGGTGCAGAAGCCTTACCTGGGTGACAGTCCGGCATATTTTCAGCCCCTTGTCATGTGTCCCATCGTCACCATTACGCTCTGTCTCATCCTCAGAGATTCGGGAGTCATCAGCATGAAGATCCACAATAGCCTCCTGCCCCGCCAGGGGTTTGATGTCGGGGATGAGGCTCTGGGACACAGATACCCCCCACCCCGTTACACTGGGCCCGTGTCTACTCCCACCTCAAAGTGTCTCGTCCTCCCTTCCCCGGCTCCTCCCACCTCACCTTGAGTGATTCAGTGGTGATACTGATGGAGGGCTTCTTCTGTGTGGTGGCTGTGCTGGCTCCCCAACGCCGCTTCCGACCAGGCTGGCCCCCCTCTGTGTCACTGTTTCCAGCTGGCACCCCCTTGGTAGCTGCTGTCCCCAAGAAACAGGACCCAACAGTTAGATGGTCTCAGGTCCTCTGCTGGTTCACACCATAACACATACAGATAGCCTTCGACTGGAATTTCAGTAAAAGGTTAACttaaggaaattttatttggGGACTGGGAAACATTGCTTCAGAGTGAACAATAAAAGGGCTGGAGCTACTTCCTGACAGATAAAAACTACTAATCTCTAAAGGCAATGAGGGATGGGTAACTAGGGTGGTGTGAAGTTTAAACTTTTAGTGGCAAAAACAGCTAACATATTGGAGAAGGCAGACTGAGAAGGACATATGAATACAAGAAAACACGGCTATGTGATACCAATATCTAAGTAAAGTTAAGACTGTGACATATCTAATCATGCTTCACATTCATTTTCACACTATGATCTCATATTTAAGTTACAAAGATTTATTACGCTTTTATGGATTTAGAACTTCTTGgtgggaaaatgttaaaaatgttactGTTTGAGGTGTGAGCACTCTTAAGactctctctcagaagaaaacataaactgATAAGCATTATATGGGAATCCCTCAAACCTACTCCTGGTTCTGAGGGTTCAGATACCTGGACAAGGAAATGCATGTAGGGCTAAACAGGAAATGGTGAGACACCTTGCAGTGTGTCTCATTAGTTAAGAAAGAAATGTGACCTAGGAAAAATGACAGGGATTGTCTGAAGTTTTGAATTACAAAATGGCCAAGATGGAAATCTGCTGGGTACAGGGAGTGGGATGGGAAGAGGTGACCCAAGAATGCCATGGAGAAAGAATGGGAACCTATTTCTCTATAAACTCATTTTATGGTTACTTTTGACCTTTATCAGGGATTTGGGGCTAGACTTACAGACAACGGAGATCTTCCTCTTGAATGATTTGGGCAGCGAGCTCTGTATagagaagaaaaggggggaaaaaaaaaagagaaagagacacaccccacagagaggggggaaggaggtTAGATGGGGCAGTCTTAGCATAGGCtccaaagacacagagagagagagacacagagacagacagagaccaaAACAGAAGCGGCAAACGGCAAAAACGAAGCAGAATCAATGcaagttagagaaaaaaataaaatcaaacatcaCAGCAGGGAAAAGTCATCTAGTCCATACCACACCTGTGTATTAGCTTAACCAGAAATAAGCTGGAAGAGGAATTGAGGAGCCTCCCAGCCCTTTAAAGGCATTGGTCATGCCCTCTTCCATGGTCTCTAGGGGTCAAGAGGACACCAAGCCCAATAAGGTATGCCCAGAACTGGGTCATCAAGTCCTCTCAGAAAACATGAGGAAACAAGGAAAACCACCTTTGGAATAACTGTCCAGCCTGACACCCACTGACACTGGCAGTGAGTCACTTGGACAGCAGACTGTTAAGACTGTCCGCACCCCTACAGGGCAGCACCAGACCCACTGGAGATGAGGCTCCCTAGTCAACTGCCAGCAGAAAGAATTTAAAGGTGCCTTTGGTACAGAAAGGTTTTTATGATGGGCAGATTGTCCCCAGGGAGCCTCAGACTTTCTAACCACTGTACAGAGCTCTAGCAGAGCCTTCCTGGTTCCTTTCAACCGGGGCTTAAGGCTTAGGGGCTCTGCCAAGGACTAGAAACTCCCAAACCTGCTTTGGAGCAAATTTCTACCCCAAACACTCAGTGGGAAAAAGACTATGGACAGagcaaaaagaggaagagagagaaaaggggattAGAGCATTTTGAGATTTCAGTGCTTATTTCTGGAAAAACTAAGACCTACCACCCTTCTAAAGGGTAGGGCAGGACCCTCTTGATGAAATCCCCTTTCCCCATCCACCCCCCAGCCCCGTTTGTGTCGTCTAACCAAGTCTCCTTGGTCTCCGTTAAGGGCCAGCCTGACCCCTAGCCGGGCCGCTCTCGATGGGTAAgttagtgaggaaaaaaaaaaaaaaaaaaaaaaaaaaaaaaaaaaaaaaaaaaaaaagaggtcttaattaaaacaggaaaaacatgaaccaaataaataaatccaataaagaaatcagaaaaataaagaaaaagaaaataattaaaataaaatattaaataaaaagaagaagaaaataaagaagaaaataactagGAATATGACAAATGTTCCAGGTACCATCTCACACCTGGGATCTTCAGTTCAGCCAATCGCACCTCACTGTGTACTGTATCTAGTCAACCGCCGGTCCAATCAGAATGAGCCCTCCCTGCTAGGCGCTGTGCAATTGGTGGGGGGTTGGGTTGGCAAAAAAGGTGGGCGCACGGC
Protein-coding regions in this window:
- the ACIN1 gene encoding apoptotic chromatin condensation inducer in the nucleus isoform X9, whose translation is MSPADRRRSANTIEPATTSSLALFLLLLQRDQSSRTRGLPEEKEEVTMDTSENRPENEVPEPPVPIADQVSNDDRPEGSAEDEEKKESSLPKSFKRKISVVSATKGVPAGNSDTEGGQPGRKRRWGASTATTQKKPSISITTESLKSLIPDIKPLAGQEAIVDLHADDSRISEDETERNGDDGTHDKGLKICRTVTQVVPAEGQENGQREEEEEEKEPEAEPPIPPQVSVEVALPPPVEHEVKKVTLGDTLTRRSISQQKSGVSITIDDPVRTAQVPSPPRGKISNIVHISNLVRPFTLGQLKELLGRTGTLVEEAFWIDKIKSHCFVTYSTVEEAVATRTALHGVKWPQSNPKFLCADYAEQEELDYHRGLLVDRPSETKTEEQGVPRPLHPPPPPPAQPPQHPRAEQREQERAVREQWAEREREMERRERTRSEREWDRDKVREGPRSRSRSRDRRRKERAKSKEKKSEKKEKAQEEPPAKLLDDLFRKTKAAPCIYWLPLTDSQIVQKEAERAERAKEREKRRKEQEEEEQKEREKEAERERNRQLEREKRREHSRERDRERERERERDRGDRDRDRERDRERGRERDRRDTKRHSRSRSRSTPVRDRGGRR